CACCGGGGCCAATGATCGAACGTCCGGGCTCGAACGTGATCTTCGGCAGGTCGCTTCCGGTCTCGCGGCATGCGCGAGCCACCTCGGCCGCGATGCCGCGGGCAAGGTCGGCGAGCTTCGGGGCGTTGTCGCTCGGGAGGTAGGCGATGCCAAACCCGCCGCCCAGGTTGACCTCGGGGACGGGGCCGTTCGCGAGCAGCTCCGCGCGGAAACGCATGAGCTTGTCGGCGGCAGCGCCGAACCCGGCCGCCTCATAGATCGAGGAGCCGATGTGGGAGTGGAGCCCGAGGAGCGAGAGCGATTCGAGCTCGCGGATGCGCGCGATCGCCGTGCGCGCGACGTCGAAGGTCAGACCAAACTTCTGGTCCTCGTGGCTCGTGGCGAGGTACGAGTGGGTCGAGGCGTGGATGCCCGCGTTCAGGCGCACCATGACCGGCTGGACCTTGCCGAGTTCCGCTGCGACCGTCGCGATGCGCTCGATTTCCTGCAGCGAGTCAATGATGATCGAGCCAACGCCAACCTCGACGGCACGGCGGATCTCGGCGACAGATTTGTTGTTGCCGTGCAAGCCAATCTGCGCGGGATCGATGCCGGCAGCGAGCGCGACCTCTAGCTCACCGCCGGAGGCGACGTCGAGCCCGAGTCCGCCCTCGGCCATCCAGCGGGCGACGTCGATCGAGAGGAATGCCTTCGAGGCGTAGTGCAGCTCGACCTCGGCGCCGATTTCGGCAAACGCGGCACCGAAATCGCGCGCGGCGTTAGCCGCACGCTTTCGAACATCCGCCTCGTCGACGATGTAGAGCGGTGAGCCGAACTGCTCGAGTAGCGCACTCGCGCGTACCCCGCCGATTTCGAGTTCGCCATCGTCGGTGCGTTTCGCGGTGCTCGACCAAACCGCCTCATCGAGGTAGTTCACGTCGCCGGCGGGAAACTCAAGCCATTCGGGAGCAAGTGGGCTGGGCAAGAAAGAAGCGGCGGAGGTGTCCATCCCGGATATCCTACCGGGATCTGGACGCCTCCGCCGCCGTTCGCGGGAGCCGCGTAACGCTACGCCATGCAGGTCGTTATCGCGAGGTCTCCGGTCGGGACGTTGTCAACCTCCCACTGGAAGTGCATGCCCTCCTCGTCGACCGCGGCTTCGGTGACATACGACTCGTAGTCGGTCGCCTCGCAGGGGTCCACCTGCTGCGTCAAGTCAGTAGTGCCCATCTGGTCCGTGTAGTCCTGGCCGTCCATGGTCATCGACGTAATTTCCATGACCATCCAGCCTTCGACCGCAGAGATCTGCATCGTCATCTCGACGGTGGAGCCGTACTGCTCCATCTTCAGCGAGAGACCATCGCTCGTGAGGGATGCATCCATGCCGTCGAACGTGGCGCCCGTGGCCTCGTCCAAGAACACGTCCATGATGGCATCGGCAGGAACGTTGACGTCGACGCGAACCCGATCGATCGTGCCTTCCCCGTTCGCGGGTGCGCCGAAGAGCGTGTACTTGACGTCGTACGGAATGTCGTTCGCGACGAGTTCGGGCCCGTGAACCTCAACCTGCGAATACTTGCCGCCCATGGATTCGAAGACGTACGAGCCGCCCGCGAAGGATCCGTTCAGGTCTCCCTCGGCAGTCGTACCGTTGATTTCGATCCCCTGCTCCTCGAGGAGCGCGACATAGGTGTTTCCCGCCGAGCTGCGCCCGGCGAATTCCCAGATGAGTCCAGCGACGACGAGCAGCACGACCACGCCACCGGCGATGAGGCCGATGAGCATGCCCTTGCTCTTCTTCGGCGTGTTCCCGCCGGTCGGCTGACCGTAACCACCGGACGCCGCGGCATAGCCGCCGCCCTGCCCGTAGCCCGAGCCCGACTGATCGTAGCTACCGCTGTAGCCGCCCTGTCCCGGCGCACCCTGCTGCTGCGATGCATCCTGCCCGTAGCCGTACTGCTGCTGACCGGCGCCCTGACCGTAGCCGGAGGCTTCGTTGCCGTAGACCGCCTGGTTCTGCTGGTAACCCGAGCCGTAGCCCTGGTCGCCGTACGAACCGCCGGACGCGCTGTAGGAACCGTAGTCCGCCGGCTGCCCCTGCGCGTCGGCGCCCTGCTGGCCGTACTGCTGGCCCAGATTCTGTTGGCCCTGATTCTGCTGGCCATAGGAGTCTGCCCCGTAGGTGCCTTGGCTATACGAGCCCTGCCCGTAGCCGCCCTGGCCGTAAGTGTTCTGACCGGATGCGTCCTGGCCGCCCTGCGAACCGTACGATTCCTGACCGTATTGGTTCTGGTCGTACTGATTCTGACCGTGCTGCTGACCGCCCGCGTTGCCGGTCTTGTCTTGATCCTCCGGCTTTTGACCCCAGGGATTCTGATTACCAGCGTTCGGGTCATACGTCATGATTGCTGCTCCTTCGATCCATCGGGCCGCGCAACGGGATTGCGCACCACATCATTCAACCACTCGACGGCAACCGCTCACTCGACCGATGAACGAATTCCATCGCCGGGATGAGACAACCCTACGCGGCAGAGCAACTCCCCCGCGTGTCGAAAACCTTGTCGGTGATGGTCATCGGCTCGGTCGTCCGGTAGCCGACCTCGAGCCCATCCTCAACTACCTCGACCGAGGTGATCTCGAGCGACTCCGGCAGGTGCTCGGCCACGCAGAACTCGAGCGTGAATTGCTCGGGGTCGACCGGAATATCGGCCCCGCTCGCGCCCGAGTGCACCGAAATGCTTTCGGCAAAGATCTGAATGCGCCCACCCGACTGCAGCCGCGCGTTTGCGACCACATCGAGCGTCACATCCACGCCAAACACGCTGACCGCGGTGGAATAGCCGAAGCTTCCGTCCTGCAGATCGATCGCGTGCATAGTGATCCCGTATTCGGCCGTGGCGTCGGCCAAAAGTCGGTTCAGCGACTCCTCGCCGATGCGCACCGTCCCCTCGGCGGAGCCGATCTCGACGGGATCCGTGAGCGTCACTGATTCTGCCGCGATGTCGATGCTGCCCTTCGCAGCCCCGAAGTAGACGTTGCTGCCCTCGATGTCGAGCCCGGAAAGCTCCCCGCCGATGACCTCGCACAGGACACACCAGCCGGTCGCCGACGCCGAGACCTCCGCGACCACGCCGTCGGGCATCGACTCCTCGATCTGGCTCGCGGCGATCCGGCCGACCAGGATGCGCGTGAGCAGTTCGGCTGCGATCGCGAGGACCACCAGCAGTACGGCGAGCCAGACAAGCAGTCGACCCCAGCGCACTCCATTCGGCCGGGCACGATCCTGCTCGCCGTACCCGGGAAGCTCGTAGGCCGGCTGCCCAAAGTCCGGCAGCGCATCCGACGCTTCGGCCCGGGACGCCGACGCCTCCGAATTCACGGCCACCGGTTACATCCGGTCCGGCGCTTCCACGCCGACCATGTTGAGCCCGTTTCGCAGCACCTGCGAGGTCGCCTCGTTGAGCACGAAGCGGCTCGAGTGGACTGCCTCGACGGGGTCGTCGCCCTGCGGGATCACGCGGCACTGGTCGTACCAGCGGTTGTACGCGGCGGCGAGGTCTTCGAGGTAACGCGTCACGCGGTGCGGCTCGCGCTCGACCGCGGCAACCTCGAGGATGCGCGGGAACTCGCGTAGTTGCCCGAGCAGGTTGTTCTCGGTTGGATGCGTGAGGGTCGCGGGATCGAAGTTGTCGCCATTGATCTCGGCCGCCGTCGCGTTGCGGTTGACCGCACGCGTGCGGGCGTGCGCGTACTGCACGTAATAGACGGGGTTGTCGTTTGAGCGGCTTACCAGCAGGTCGAGGTCGATGTCGATTGAGGTGTTGGTCGACGAGCGAACGAGCGAGTAGCGCGCGGCGTCAACCCCCACTGCATCAATGAGGTCGTCGAGGGTCACGATGTTGCCCGCGCGCTTCGACATCCGCACCGGCTCGCCGTCCTTCACGAGGTTGACCATCTGGCCGATGAGGATCTGCATGTTGACGCCCGGGGTGTCGCCGAACGACTCGGCCATCGCCATCATGCGGCCGATGTACCCGTGGTGGTCCGCGCCGAGCATGTAGAGGTTTTCGTCAAACCCGCGCTCGCGCTTGTTCACGTAGTAGCCAATGTCGCCCGCGAAGTAGGTCGGCTCGCCGTTGGAGCGAATGATCACGCGGTCCTTGTCGTCACCAAAGTCGGTCGTGCGCAGCCAGACTGCGCCATCCTGCTCATAGATGCGACCGAGGTCGCGCAGTCGCTGGATCGCGAGCTCGACCGAACCATCGGAGTGCACCGTGTCCTCGTGGAAAAACACGTCGAAGTGCACGCGGAACTCTTCGAGCTTGTCGCGGATCGCGCCGAACATGAGCTCGACGCCGTGTTCACGGAAGACCTCCTGCTTCGCGTCGCGGTCGGATGCCGCAGCGAGCTCCTCAGGATGCGCCTCGGCAACCTCGGTGGCGATGTCGCTGATGTACTGCCCCGCGTAGCCGTCCTCAGGGGTGGGCTCGCCAAGGTATGCGGCCACCAGCGAGTTCGCAAAACGGTCGATCTGCGCGCCGTGGTCGTTGAAGTAGTACTCGCGGGTCACATTCGCGCCCGCGTTGAGCAGGACGCGCGCGAGCGAGTCGCCGACGGCGGCCCAGCGCGCGCCGCCGAGGTGGATGGGCCCGGTCGGGTTCGCCGAGACAAACTCGAGGTTGATCTTGCGGCCGGCGAGCGCGGTCACATTGCCGTATGACTCCCCCGCCGAGACAATTTCGCGGGCGAGCTCGCCAGCCGAGGCCTCGTCGAGGGTGATGTTGATGAATCCGGGACCGGCGACGTCGACCTTCTTCACCGAAGGGTCGGCCTCGAGGCCAGCCGCGATCTCCTGCGCGAGCTCGCGCGGGTTCGTGCCGACTCGCTTCGCGAAGCGCATCGCGACGTTCGACGCCCAGTCGCCGTGATCGCGATTCTTGGGCCGCTCCAGCTTGAGGTCGTCGTCGGTGAGTGTGATGTCACTGCCACCTTCACGGCGGTCGAGCGCCGTGCGGATCGAAGAGGCGAGGGCAGAGGTAAGGGTCGAGTCGTTCATCAGGGTCAATGGTAGGCGTTGCCGGGCGAGGATGCGCATTCCCCCTTCTCAATCCTGCTAAGCTGTCCGAGTTGCCTCCGTAGCTCAGTGGATAGAGCGCCGGTTTCCGGTACCGTAGGTCGCAGGTTCGACTCCTGTCGGGGGCACTAAGGGTTGTTTGCGATTGGTCTGAGATCAATTTGCGAAACCATATAGGCATGACGGATACGGCCCGGCGCTCGCTTCTTTCGAGTCCAGCGCGGCCCGTTTCGTTGCCCCTATGCGCGAAAACGACACAATCGCCCGTTTCCCTATCTCTCGTGGCGGAGATGCTGGGAAACGAGCGATTTTAGGCGCGCCGATAGCCCCGACTTGTGCGGGGCTAGTGAGATGTGGGTGTTAGGCCGCTACTGGTCGCGGTGGGCCATGCCCAGGCACCAACAGCGGCAGCTCGGGGGCCACGAAATCGGGCAGCGACGAGCCGGTGCGACGCTTCCGCGTGCCTGTGCCCGGGGACGGTGCTTCATCGCCGCTGCCCTGACGTTTCAAGTACCCAGCGATCTTGCGCAGGTTCACCACGCACACGACCAACGCAATCATGATGAACTGTTTGCCGTAGCCACGCACCCGGCGAAGCCCGGACTGCCCCAACCGGCCATTACCATCGCCCTTGAGCGACGTGTTCGCGCTTTCGACCGCAGAGCGTGGCCCCTGGTAGCGACGCGCACTTGACGGTCGTGTTCGCGGCGTTAGCGGTAGCCCGGAAGATTGAGGCCGTCACGGGCTGGTCGCTCAAGAAATTCATCACCACCGCGCGCCGTTATCGCGAGGTCGAGATCGTCGTGGGCGGGCATGCCGTGACCGCGGCGGACCCGCTCCCGGAGGACCTCGCCGCGGCCCTCGAAGCGCTGAAGCAGTGTGCACTAAATTGACCTAAGTCAGGACAATGCCATGGCCGAGGCGCTAAATTCGGTGTTCAAAGCCGAACTGATCGACCGGTACGAGTGGCACGGGCTGATCGATGTGATGGCCGCGACCTCAGAATGGGTGGGCTGGTACAACCAGCGTCGACTCCATTCCGGCATCGATTATCTGACGCCGGCCGAGGCCCACGCAATGCACCAACCAATGGCGCTTGCAGCATAGAAAACCAAGAAAAGAACTCTCTACCAAACCCGGGGCTTGACATGCGGTTGTTCAGTATTCCCGCGAGCATCGCACGCACTGGCCGGCGCACGATCCTGCATCTGTCTGACCGTGCCCAATGGGCCCAGATCGCGCTGTACGCGATTACGCGCCTACGCCTGCTCGCACGAGCGCCCGGATAGTCGCTACCCCAGACACCCGCTCTCGAATCGAAAGCCCCTTGGTGTGGAATCCCGCTCCCGCAGCGTCACGCGGCCGAATGTCGTGCGCTCATGCAAGAAGTCACTTCGATTCCGGTGACGACGCTACAAAGCTCCGCTCAACCGACCTATGAAATATCGAGGTTAGGCGCTGCGCGGTCAGTAAAGCGCATGTCGAGTACGAATTGTTTGACGTTTCCGTCAGTAACGACGCACTCTGCGCGGTTGTCGAGCATCGACACAAGCCTGCACCGATCGTGGCTGCTCGGTGAATGCATTGAGCGGACTTCAGCCCCGTGAGCGTCGCCCACTGAGAGAGGCGAAGGAAGCGGCATAGCAATCACCCAGGAGAGTGACTACTTAATTCAGGAGCGTGCGAAGATGCGTTGCTATTGTGTCGGTGTGCAGCGAAGAGATCGAAAGCAGAAATAATCGTGCATGTATTTGCGCAGGAGGACTCTAGTGCCGCTCGAAAACTCCCAAACAAGCAGCGAATTCCGTCGCGTGTTGAGCAAGCTGCATGACATGTATGGGCTGGAAGCGGGTAACTGTGACCTTTTTGTTCTTGACAATGGGTACCCCGCAATTGCCTACGCAGGTAGCGACAATTCAATCTATGCCATCTACTTGGCACCCTGGACGGATAGATACTGCGCGTTACGATTTACTGTTGATGAATGGCAGTTAGGTCATATATGGCCCGAACAAGTGGTCACCCGCCTGGCAGCAGATATTGCGACAGCTTTGCAAGAGCCTTGGGGCAGCGTCTCGCCACGAGAGGTTCAAGGAATCCTATGGTCTGGTGATGTTTATAGGGATGAAGCGTTCCTGGAAAACCTGCCACCCCGCGCTTTTATAGACCAAATTGAGGCCTGGGCTCGAAGCGCCCCTAACGAATAGGCCTTCGCTAGGGGCGTTTCGGTTGATTAGGCTATGGGCTCACGCGACAATGTGTACTCTGTAGTTTGGTGGTGACCGTCAATGCTCGAAGAGACTGGCGGCGCAGTTACAGTATTCTGAGTGATCCCATCCCTCGTGGCTGCCGAGTTAAGGGCGGTGGTTACCCAGTCGGGACATTTCGTCGCGCTGTTTGGCATTTCGCAGTAGGACGTCACAAGGCCGAACTTTCCAACCAGAATCACGTTGTATAGAGTCGACTCATTCAATGCAGGTGAGTAGATAGCATGCATCTTAATCTGCTCGACAGTTTGGCATTTCGTTCCGGTGCAGACTTGGCGTGAGACGTAGGATATTAGGTCATAGCAACCATTATTTTGCGGCTTAGTGCTATCATTTGGAGATTGAAGTAGCCATTTGAGCCCCGGGATGGTTCGAATATTGTGCTTATGGTAAGCCTTATCGTATCCAAAGCCTTTGCTTGGGGTGTCCGAGTCAAAGTATCCTCGACGAATGGGTATGCTTCCCAATACTGGATTCGATGCAGTGCCCATCACTTGCTGCAAAGGGTAGCCGTCCGGTGGTAATGCATACGGTTCGAAGTCGAGTTCATCTGTCGTGTCGTCGCTACGCGAATCACCGGCTTCCAGTGGGGCGGCCACTGAAGCATTAGCTGTTCCGGCAGGAGTAAGGCTCAATATAGAGGCCAATGTCATGAGTGATATTAGGAGTAAGGTGCTGACTCTTTTTCGAGCGCTTCGAATCATTTGGTCTCCGATGAATGAGTTGATGAATGTGTCGTCTTTAGGCGATCATAAATCGAAGAATTTCGAGAACTGATTGCGTCAACAAACTGTGAACACACCGGTATTAAAGCGCGAAATTGTATTGATTTAGCGGCCATGCTCGAAGAGGAAATATTCGTTGATACGATGCTGGACGAGATGATCGGACGTCTCCG
This DNA window, taken from Gulosibacter molinativorax, encodes the following:
- the lysA gene encoding diaminopimelate decarboxylase is translated as MDTSAASFLPSPLAPEWLEFPAGDVNYLDEAVWSSTAKRTDDGELEIGGVRASALLEQFGSPLYIVDEADVRKRAANAARDFGAAFAEIGAEVELHYASKAFLSIDVARWMAEGGLGLDVASGGELEVALAAGIDPAQIGLHGNNKSVAEIRRAVEVGVGSIIIDSLQEIERIATVAAELGKVQPVMVRLNAGIHASTHSYLATSHEDQKFGLTFDVARTAIARIRELESLSLLGLHSHIGSSIYEAAGFGAAADKLMRFRAELLANGPVPEVNLGGGFGIAYLPSDNAPKLADLARGIAAEVARACRETGSDLPKITFEPGRSIIGPGGTTLYTVGTTKSVDVPLEDGSAERLYVSVDGGMSDNIRPALYGSDYTVRLANRESVAGPQLVRVVGKHCESGDIVINSDYLPSDVAPDDLLAVPATGAYCWALSNHYNYLDRPAVVAVRDGAARTLIRRITIQDQLAADAAWSPEEK
- a CDS encoding LmeA family phospholipid-binding protein, with the translated sequence MAVNSEASASRAEASDALPDFGQPAYELPGYGEQDRARPNGVRWGRLLVWLAVLLVVLAIAAELLTRILVGRIAASQIEESMPDGVVAEVSASATGWCVLCEVIGGELSGLDIEGSNVYFGAAKGSIDIAAESVTLTDPVEIGSAEGTVRIGEESLNRLLADATAEYGITMHAIDLQDGSFGYSTAVSVFGVDVTLDVVANARLQSGGRIQIFAESISVHSGASGADIPVDPEQFTLEFCVAEHLPESLEITSVEVVEDGLEVGYRTTEPMTITDKVFDTRGSCSAA
- the argS gene encoding arginine--tRNA ligase produces the protein MNDSTLTSALASSIRTALDRREGGSDITLTDDDLKLERPKNRDHGDWASNVAMRFAKRVGTNPRELAQEIAAGLEADPSVKKVDVAGPGFINITLDEASAGELAREIVSAGESYGNVTALAGRKINLEFVSANPTGPIHLGGARWAAVGDSLARVLLNAGANVTREYYFNDHGAQIDRFANSLVAAYLGEPTPEDGYAGQYISDIATEVAEAHPEELAAASDRDAKQEVFREHGVELMFGAIRDKLEEFRVHFDVFFHEDTVHSDGSVELAIQRLRDLGRIYEQDGAVWLRTTDFGDDKDRVIIRSNGEPTYFAGDIGYYVNKRERGFDENLYMLGADHHGYIGRMMAMAESFGDTPGVNMQILIGQMVNLVKDGEPVRMSKRAGNIVTLDDLIDAVGVDAARYSLVRSSTNTSIDIDLDLLVSRSNDNPVYYVQYAHARTRAVNRNATAAEINGDNFDPATLTHPTENNLLGQLREFPRILEVAAVEREPHRVTRYLEDLAAAYNRWYDQCRVIPQGDDPVEAVHSSRFVLNEATSQVLRNGLNMVGVEAPDRM
- a CDS encoding integrase core domain-containing protein, yielding MAEALNSVFKAELIDRYEWHGLIDVMAATSEWVGWYNQRRLHSGIDYLTPAEAHAMHQPMALAA